A genome region from Desulfobotulus mexicanus includes the following:
- a CDS encoding ABC transporter substrate-binding protein: protein MIRITTFIILTFIVFSFAFFLKSPEQEDLPPLLLTHDKGTLPKFHRAFESQAKKAEKATGIRFTAVSSHTTDLFISRTVANLPTREAPALFSWWHGDRVRDLVEKNLVTDLSELWERHAEYYPPSIRQSYTHENKVYGFPYSIEYWPIWYNKKIFERLDLEIPETWEDFIKICETLKKNGITPILSSLQHSWYATIWFSQLLMGEDPDYYLQFCRNCFKDQKVRKAMTIWQDMIKKEYFTSTSTRMFTNGGHLWKEEAFGMVLCGSWYPSAILMAQGVAEENIGVFILPSHNPDARVSLMMETGAIFVAANNPQRDKATIIADWWMGPEGSLEFSKALNTFSANSHVDTSHLPEFRQKFLKQLDNQKPMVLPRFWETAPGEILQPVTDILARFMMNPDNLEETLEQLHLLQKQAPGE from the coding sequence ATGATACGAATTACCACATTCATAATCCTTACCTTCATCGTCTTCTCCTTTGCTTTTTTTTTGAAATCCCCTGAACAGGAAGATCTCCCACCTCTCCTGCTCACCCACGACAAGGGAACGCTGCCAAAATTTCACAGGGCTTTTGAGTCCCAGGCCAAAAAAGCAGAAAAAGCAACGGGAATCCGTTTTACGGCTGTATCATCCCATACTACAGATCTTTTTATCAGCCGAACAGTGGCCAACCTGCCCACAAGGGAAGCCCCGGCGCTTTTTAGCTGGTGGCATGGAGACAGGGTCAGAGATCTTGTGGAAAAAAATCTGGTGACAGACCTCTCAGAATTGTGGGAGCGCCATGCAGAGTATTATCCGCCGTCCATACGCCAAAGCTATACCCATGAAAACAAGGTATATGGTTTTCCCTACAGCATCGAGTACTGGCCCATCTGGTACAATAAAAAAATATTTGAAAGACTTGACCTTGAAATACCCGAAACCTGGGAAGATTTCATCAAAATCTGTGAAACCCTCAAAAAAAACGGCATCACCCCGATTCTATCCTCCCTGCAGCATTCCTGGTATGCTACCATATGGTTTTCCCAGCTCCTCATGGGTGAAGATCCGGATTATTATCTGCAATTCTGCAGAAACTGTTTTAAGGATCAAAAGGTCAGAAAAGCCATGACCATCTGGCAGGACATGATTAAAAAAGAATATTTTACCTCTACTTCCACCCGCATGTTCACCAATGGTGGTCACCTCTGGAAGGAAGAAGCCTTTGGCATGGTGCTCTGCGGTTCCTGGTATCCTTCTGCCATTCTCATGGCCCAGGGCGTAGCCGAAGAAAATATCGGTGTCTTTATTCTGCCGTCCCACAACCCGGATGCCAGAGTCTCCCTCATGATGGAAACCGGTGCCATTTTTGTTGCCGCCAACAATCCACAGAGAGATAAGGCCACGATAATTGCAGACTGGTGGATGGGTCCTGAAGGCAGCCTTGAATTTTCAAAGGCCCTGAACACATTTTCCGCCAACAGCCATGTGGACACAAGCCACCTTCCCGAATTCAGGCAAAAGTTTCTTAAACAGCTTGATAATCAAAAGCCCATGGTTCTGCCACGCTTCTGGGAAACAGCTCCCGGTGAAATTCTGCAACCCGTTACGGATATTCTCGCCCGCTTCATGATGAACCCTGACAATCTCGAAGAAACCCTTGAACAGCTACATCTCTTACAGAAACAAGCGCCCGGAGAGTGA
- a CDS encoding sensor histidine kinase, translated as MKLKTRLFLILGIVISGFMGISGFSSYFLFKTQHLKKAEAVCTQAMTALMDLRGLTTELLVTETLDISYTAWQEAGQILDSRLKDLHYSTHLRSLLKTEALRATPESLMAFWQSTRQWLDRADHDLGVLLTRKEYSRDGLIYQVLDSKDYGVLEAKKSVDAAALFLAAEFETKLSDLISMVEVEIRTQTRNTMKNIILLSFSISLVACIILTLFLSQLNRYLKIWKDAMFEVGRGNFPAEIPVTGKDELNEISMAINETSADLKAMHETLKQKLEELSEAKDEAESASKAKGLFLASMSHEFRTPLNAIIGFSRLALRQTRSVNEHQQLASILRNGEHLLNLINQVLTTVGLETGRVQLSEGKTDLDCLISDMETMFLPKAREKGLKLEACRSPALPRYIIMDRLRLSQVLINLLDNAIKSTRSGHVSLSIKPDRKYPHHILFCVEDTGCGITEEEIPSLFKPFNRLKDIERNAGGAGLGLSICHNLIGLMQGEFEVHSEKEKGSTFSFHLPLIPCHVEAHTPEASPLRSQTDPLPAKILQDNTIQPRIPETLLHTLESAIEKAEFDHIQHLIFHLEQHDRNFGRELENMAENFDYERMLFLLKSRMSS; from the coding sequence ATGAAACTCAAAACACGCCTCTTTCTTATCCTTGGCATTGTCATATCCGGATTCATGGGTATTTCCGGGTTTTCATCCTATTTTCTTTTCAAGACCCAACACCTCAAAAAAGCAGAAGCCGTATGCACACAAGCCATGACAGCACTAATGGACTTGAGAGGCCTCACAACAGAACTTCTGGTAACAGAAACCTTAGATATCAGTTATACGGCATGGCAGGAAGCAGGTCAGATACTGGACAGCAGGCTCAAAGACCTTCATTATTCGACCCACCTCCGCAGCCTGCTGAAAACCGAGGCTCTTCGGGCCACACCGGAAAGCCTCATGGCTTTCTGGCAAAGCACCCGCCAGTGGCTGGACCGGGCGGACCATGACCTTGGTGTTCTTCTCACCCGAAAAGAATATTCCAGAGACGGTCTCATCTATCAGGTTCTTGACTCAAAAGACTATGGCGTTCTGGAAGCCAAAAAAAGTGTGGATGCTGCGGCATTGTTTCTGGCTGCGGAATTTGAAACCAAACTTTCAGACCTTATTTCCATGGTAGAGGTGGAAATCAGAACTCAGACCCGCAACACCATGAAGAATATTATACTGCTAAGTTTTTCCATCTCCCTTGTCGCCTGTATCATCCTTACCCTTTTTCTCAGTCAGTTGAACCGCTATCTCAAAATCTGGAAGGATGCCATGTTTGAGGTTGGCAGAGGAAATTTTCCCGCAGAAATCCCCGTTACGGGAAAAGATGAGCTCAATGAGATCAGCATGGCCATAAATGAAACCTCAGCAGACCTTAAAGCCATGCATGAAACTCTGAAACAGAAGTTAGAAGAGCTTTCCGAAGCCAAAGATGAAGCAGAATCTGCCAGCAAAGCCAAGGGACTTTTCCTTGCCAGCATGAGTCATGAATTCAGAACGCCTTTAAATGCCATAATCGGTTTTTCCCGCCTTGCACTCAGACAAACCCGTTCCGTCAATGAGCATCAGCAGCTCGCCTCCATACTCCGCAACGGAGAACATCTGCTGAACCTCATCAATCAGGTACTTACAACGGTGGGGCTGGAAACAGGCCGGGTACAGCTCAGTGAAGGTAAGACAGACCTTGATTGCCTCATATCGGATATGGAAACCATGTTTCTACCAAAGGCCCGGGAGAAGGGGCTGAAGCTGGAAGCATGCCGCAGCCCTGCCCTCCCACGCTATATAATTATGGACCGTCTGCGGCTGAGTCAGGTGCTGATCAACCTTCTGGACAATGCCATCAAAAGTACCCGAAGCGGTCATGTCTCTTTATCCATTAAACCGGACAGAAAATACCCCCACCACATTTTATTTTGCGTTGAGGATACAGGCTGCGGCATTACAGAGGAAGAAATACCCTCCCTGTTTAAACCATTCAACCGCCTGAAGGATATCGAAAGGAATGCAGGAGGAGCAGGCCTTGGCCTTTCCATCTGCCACAACCTTATCGGACTGATGCAAGGGGAATTTGAAGTTCACAGCGAAAAGGAAAAGGGCAGCACCTTTTCCTTCCACCTGCCCCTGATTCCCTGTCACGTAGAAGCCCATACACCGGAAGCTTCACCGTTACGGTCACAGACAGATCCGCTTCCGGCGAAAATCCTGCAGGACAATACAATACAGCCCAGAATACCGGAAACTCTCCTTCACACCCTTGAAAGCGCCATAGAAAAAGCCGAATTCGACCACATTCAGCATCTGATCTTTCATCTGGAACAGCATGACAGAAACTTTGGCAGAGAACTTGAAAATATGGCCGAAAACTTTGATTATGAACGCATGCTTTTTCTTCTTAAATCCAGAATGTCTTCATGA
- a CDS encoding response regulator: MAQPSDILIVDDNTDNLRVLTAILKTKGYEARPVSSGPMALKAIAARPPALILMDIMMPEMDGFEVCRRIRSDSANEEIPLIFITALDALEDKLKAFSAGAVDYITKPFHEAEVLARIHTHLSLFHARKKLKKSAALNRQLFKAEGLVRMAGAIAHKFNNHLHSVLGNLELAAVYSKNNPKALESIESAMASVEKASHFSRMILTYTGKTQNNHTQMDLNKCCRRFLTEFKGSMPENIQMETVFLQQALPIMGDCYGIQQILSELFINACEAMDGNGTMHIRTAMKSGPDISGKNRFPLDLLPGKMNYACMEIQDTGKGISENNIENIFDPFFSTHIIGRGMGLAAVLGMIRAHKGFIRIESTPGQGSLFELYFPLQQRN; this comes from the coding sequence ATGGCACAACCCAGCGACATTCTTATTGTGGATGACAATACGGACAATCTGCGCGTACTCACAGCCATTTTGAAAACCAAGGGTTATGAAGCCAGACCTGTAAGCAGCGGTCCCATGGCACTGAAGGCCATTGCAGCCAGGCCACCGGCTCTTATTCTCATGGATATCATGATGCCGGAAATGGATGGTTTTGAGGTTTGCAGACGTATCCGCTCCGATTCTGCCAACGAGGAAATTCCCCTGATTTTCATCACAGCGCTGGATGCTCTGGAAGATAAGCTAAAAGCCTTCAGTGCTGGTGCTGTGGATTACATCACAAAGCCCTTTCACGAGGCAGAAGTGCTGGCCCGCATCCACACCCACCTGAGTCTCTTTCATGCCAGAAAAAAACTCAAAAAAAGTGCTGCCCTGAACCGTCAGCTTTTCAAAGCCGAAGGGCTTGTGCGTATGGCTGGCGCCATTGCTCATAAATTCAATAACCACCTCCATTCCGTTCTGGGCAACCTTGAGCTGGCAGCGGTTTATTCCAAAAACAATCCTAAGGCCCTTGAATCCATAGAGTCGGCCATGGCTTCCGTGGAAAAAGCCTCCCACTTCAGCCGGATGATTCTGACCTACACAGGAAAAACCCAGAACAATCACACCCAAATGGATTTAAATAAATGCTGCAGGCGTTTTCTCACAGAATTTAAAGGCTCCATGCCAGAAAATATCCAGATGGAAACGGTATTTCTCCAGCAAGCTCTTCCCATTATGGGAGACTGCTACGGGATTCAGCAGATACTAAGCGAGCTTTTTATCAATGCCTGTGAAGCCATGGACGGAAATGGTACCATGCACATAAGAACTGCCATGAAATCAGGACCGGATATCTCTGGGAAAAATCGTTTTCCCCTTGATCTGCTTCCTGGAAAAATGAATTATGCCTGTATGGAAATCCAAGATACTGGTAAAGGCATTTCTGAAAATAACATTGAGAATATTTTTGACCCATTTTTTTCAACACACATAATTGGAAGAGGAATGGGCCTTGCCGCCGTGCTGGGCATGATCAGAGCCCACAAAGGTTTCATCCGCATTGAAAGCACTCCAGGACAGGGAAGCCTCTTTGAACTGTACTTTCCACTGCAGCAAAGAAACTGA
- a CDS encoding ArsR/SmtB family transcription factor: MEDPTEDLCSEPCSYGKDIRYVASQMLPDETRMRMAELFKAMGDPGRVRILEALRLSEFCVMHLAELLDMSSSAVSHQLRVLRAARIVKFRKEGKNVVYSLDDAHIAVLLDQAEKHVKEAL, from the coding sequence ATGGAAGATCCGACGGAAGACCTGTGCAGTGAACCCTGCTCCTACGGAAAAGATATCCGGTATGTAGCTTCACAGATGCTCCCGGATGAAACACGGATGCGCATGGCAGAGCTGTTCAAGGCCATGGGAGATCCCGGCCGGGTGCGTATTCTCGAAGCACTTCGTTTGTCTGAATTCTGTGTGATGCATCTTGCAGAGCTTCTGGATATGAGTTCTTCCGCAGTTTCCCACCAGTTGAGGGTTCTGCGTGCGGCACGCATTGTAAAATTTCGTAAGGAGGGGAAAAATGTGGTCTACAGCCTTGATGATGCCCACATTGCCGTATTATTGGATCAGGCGGAAAAACATGTGAAGGAGGCCTTGTAA